A single region of the Paraburkholderia megapolitana genome encodes:
- a CDS encoding MFS transporter, with the protein MSLVPKAFIAPMIVACAMFMESVDANVIVTALPEMARAFGRDPVTLKIAVTSYVLGLGVFIPVCGWLADRFGARTVFRTAIGIFVAGSLLCAASTSLFTFTLARFVQGVGGAMMVPVGRIIIFRVVDRSEFVRAMNYLSLPAMLGPAAGPLLGGFITTYLHWRLIFFINIPIGILGIYLTNKHIKNTREPHPGPLDWTGFVLSAGGASLFLLGLSLVGSELASGATATEMTVLGAVMLGLYVLHARRATLPLLDLRFFRVPTFQASVLGGSLFRIGLGAVPFLLPLILQEGLGMSAFKSGLITCASAFGGMFMRTLATTTLRRFGFRTVLMYNAAFSGIAIAACGAFVPGTPTWIIWVVVLLGGFFPALQFTSLNSMTYAQIESRDVGRATSLGSVVQQISLGLGVTIGGIVLQITRSLHGHPAITWSDFWPAFLVVGLCSFASIPVTRRLAHDAGDEIARGSRGPAPAKT; encoded by the coding sequence ATGTCGCTTGTTCCGAAGGCTTTCATTGCCCCCATGATCGTTGCGTGTGCAATGTTCATGGAGAGCGTGGACGCCAACGTGATCGTCACCGCGTTGCCCGAGATGGCACGTGCATTCGGACGCGATCCAGTCACCCTGAAAATCGCCGTGACCAGTTATGTGCTGGGGCTCGGCGTGTTCATTCCCGTCTGCGGCTGGCTCGCCGACCGCTTCGGTGCCCGCACGGTGTTCCGCACGGCCATCGGCATCTTCGTCGCCGGTTCGCTGCTGTGCGCAGCCTCCACTTCGCTCTTCACCTTCACGCTTGCGCGCTTCGTACAAGGCGTGGGCGGCGCCATGATGGTGCCGGTCGGGCGGATCATCATCTTTCGCGTCGTCGATCGCTCGGAGTTCGTTCGCGCGATGAACTACCTGAGCCTGCCCGCGATGCTCGGGCCCGCGGCCGGTCCGCTGCTGGGCGGTTTCATTACGACTTACCTGCACTGGCGCCTGATCTTCTTCATCAACATTCCGATCGGCATTCTCGGCATCTACCTCACCAACAAGCACATCAAGAACACGCGCGAGCCGCACCCTGGGCCGCTCGACTGGACCGGCTTCGTTTTGTCGGCCGGTGGCGCATCGCTGTTCCTGCTCGGGCTTTCGCTGGTGGGCAGCGAACTCGCGTCCGGCGCGACCGCCACGGAGATGACGGTGCTCGGCGCCGTGATGCTCGGCCTGTACGTTCTGCACGCCCGCCGCGCGACGCTGCCGCTGCTCGACCTGCGCTTCTTCCGCGTGCCGACCTTTCAGGCAAGCGTGCTCGGCGGATCGCTGTTTCGTATCGGCCTCGGTGCGGTGCCGTTCCTGCTGCCGCTCATCTTGCAGGAAGGGCTCGGTATGAGCGCGTTCAAGTCGGGGCTCATCACGTGCGCATCGGCGTTCGGCGGCATGTTCATGCGTACGCTCGCCACCACCACGCTGCGCCGCTTCGGCTTTCGCACCGTGCTGATGTACAACGCCGCGTTCTCCGGCATCGCGATTGCCGCATGCGGCGCGTTCGTGCCGGGCACGCCCACCTGGATCATCTGGGTCGTCGTGCTGCTGGGCGGTTTCTTCCCGGCGTTGCAGTTCACCAGCCTGAACTCGATGACCTACGCCCAGATCGAGAGCCGCGACGTCGGCCGCGCGACCAGCCTCGGCAGTGTCGTGCAACAGATTTCGCTCGGCCTCGGCGTGACGATCGGCGGGATCGTGCTGCAGATCACACGCTCGCTGCACGGACATCCGGCCATCACGTGGTCGGACTTCTGGCCGGCATTCCTCGTCGTCGGCTTGTGCTCGTTCGCGTCGATCCCGGTCACGCGTCGGCTCGCGCACGATGCCGGCGATGAAATTGCGCGCGGCAGCCGGGGCCCGGCCCCGGCAAAGACCTAG
- a CDS encoding OsmC family protein yields MEKIQKVLAAGNSHATVNRDPNLQRGEFGVYDLKLTAPGLENVEFIAAEPHPKAEQLFAGAWSACYTTVFGIAASMKKVKLPADYSVDLQVNIGQTGAAWFLGAQFTVRVPGVEKEVVEAIAHLAHQICPYSKSVHGNIEIETNVVAA; encoded by the coding sequence ATGGAAAAGATCCAGAAAGTCCTCGCCGCAGGCAACTCCCACGCTACGGTCAATCGCGACCCGAATCTCCAACGTGGCGAGTTCGGCGTCTACGACCTCAAGCTGACAGCACCGGGCCTCGAAAACGTCGAGTTCATCGCCGCCGAGCCGCACCCGAAAGCCGAGCAGTTGTTTGCAGGCGCCTGGTCGGCCTGCTACACCACGGTGTTCGGAATTGCTGCCTCGATGAAGAAGGTCAAGCTGCCTGCCGATTACTCCGTGGACCTCCAGGTCAACATCGGGCAGACCGGTGCGGCCTGGTTCCTCGGTGCCCAGTTCACCGTTCGTGTCCCAGGAGTGGAAAAGGAGGTCGTCGAGGCAATCGCGCACCTTGCCCATCAGATCTGCCCGTACTCGAAATCCGTACACGGCAACATCGAGATCGAAACGAACGTCGTCGCGGCGTAA
- a CDS encoding class II aldolase/adducin family protein, with amino-acid sequence MSTAISAAPAFAPTVALRDTPIRKFWFDEVPTAPTLAAERRHRQERLAGAFRLFARYGFDQGLAGHITARDPEWPDHFWVNPLGRHFARIRVSDLLLVNSHGEIVVGEGPLNQAAFAIHSAIHEARPDIVAAAHTHSLYGKAWSTLGRTIDPLTQDSCSFYEDHALFDDFQGVVLDTSEGARIAEALGSNKAVILKNHGILTAGPSVGAAAWWYIALDNACHTQLLAEAAGKPQLIPHDVAALTHERVGRPGGAYFSFESLYEGLVEAEPDLLD; translated from the coding sequence ATGAGCACCGCTATTTCCGCTGCGCCCGCTTTCGCTCCCACAGTCGCGCTACGCGATACACCGATACGCAAGTTCTGGTTCGACGAAGTGCCCACCGCACCGACACTCGCCGCCGAACGCCGCCACCGCCAGGAGCGACTCGCCGGCGCGTTCCGGTTGTTCGCGCGTTACGGTTTCGATCAGGGGCTCGCCGGTCATATCACCGCGCGCGATCCGGAATGGCCCGATCACTTCTGGGTCAACCCGCTCGGCCGCCACTTCGCGCGAATCCGCGTATCCGATCTGCTGCTCGTGAACAGCCACGGTGAGATCGTGGTCGGCGAAGGGCCGCTCAATCAGGCCGCGTTCGCGATCCACTCGGCGATTCACGAAGCGCGCCCCGACATCGTCGCCGCCGCGCACACGCATTCGCTGTACGGCAAGGCCTGGTCGACACTCGGCCGGACAATCGATCCGCTCACGCAGGACTCGTGCTCGTTCTACGAAGACCATGCACTGTTCGACGACTTCCAGGGTGTCGTGCTCGACACCAGCGAAGGCGCGCGCATCGCCGAAGCGCTTGGCTCGAACAAGGCCGTGATCCTGAAGAACCACGGCATCCTCACCGCGGGCCCGAGCGTCGGTGCCGCGGCCTGGTGGTACATCGCGCTCGACAACGCATGCCATACGCAACTGCTCGCCGAAGCGGCCGGCAAACCGCAACTGATCCCACACGACGTCGCTGCACTCACACATGAACGCGTCGGCCGTCCAGGCGGCGCGTACTTTTCATTCGAGAGCCTGTACGAAGGACTCGTCGAAGCCGAACCGGACCTGCTCGACTGA
- a CDS encoding FAD-dependent monooxygenase codes for MIHDVVIAGAGPVGLFLACELRLAGLSVLVLEQAASPDSPLKRLPFGMRGLSVPTIEAFYRRGLLNDIAMPQRAQPARRQAGHFAGIPFDFDNIDTSKWAYRLPSPADTNMAADMERIESALAARAASTGVEIKRGFGVEGFDQTDEQVTVRAGGETFRARWLVGCDGGRSVVRKVGGFEFVGTDPEFTGYSVQVELADPDKLSLGRHYTPTGMYFQSQPGIIAMVAFDGGAFHRTEPITLDHVQTVLRHISGADVTLAALHLATTWTDRTYQATAYRNGRVLLAGDAAHIHSPLGGQGLNLGLGDAMNLGWKLAATVRGDAPDGLLDSYASERHAVGAQVLDWSRAQVALMRPSRSSRALEAIVRDLIDTRDGATYFAERVWGVSLRYDLGGNHALVGRSAPDFELLDGAKLGELLANGRGLLLDFDARPALEALASRWRDRITYVGSDVKNRLGLSAVLVRPDGFVAWACDGNVSPDRDEAAQIALRLFGEPRE; via the coding sequence TTGATCCATGACGTTGTAATCGCCGGCGCCGGCCCGGTCGGCTTGTTTCTCGCGTGCGAGCTGCGCCTCGCGGGTCTCTCGGTGCTGGTGCTGGAGCAGGCCGCTAGTCCTGATTCGCCCTTGAAGCGCCTGCCGTTCGGCATGCGCGGCCTGTCGGTGCCGACCATCGAAGCCTTCTACCGTCGCGGCCTGCTGAACGACATCGCGATGCCGCAACGCGCGCAACCGGCGCGTCGTCAGGCTGGCCACTTCGCCGGCATCCCGTTTGACTTCGACAACATCGATACGTCGAAGTGGGCGTATCGCCTGCCCAGTCCCGCCGACACCAACATGGCCGCCGATATGGAGCGCATCGAATCCGCGCTCGCCGCTCGCGCAGCGTCGACAGGCGTCGAGATCAAACGGGGTTTCGGCGTCGAAGGCTTCGATCAGACGGACGAACAAGTGACTGTTCGCGCAGGTGGCGAGACTTTTCGCGCGCGCTGGCTGGTCGGTTGCGATGGCGGCCGCAGCGTCGTGCGCAAGGTGGGTGGCTTCGAGTTCGTGGGCACCGATCCTGAGTTCACCGGTTATTCCGTTCAAGTCGAGCTGGCCGATCCGGACAAGCTGAGCCTGGGCCGCCACTACACGCCGACCGGCATGTATTTCCAGTCGCAACCGGGGATCATCGCGATGGTCGCATTCGATGGCGGCGCGTTTCATCGAACCGAGCCGATCACGCTCGATCATGTACAGACGGTGTTGCGTCATATCTCCGGCGCCGACGTCACGTTGGCGGCCCTGCACCTTGCGACGACCTGGACCGATCGCACGTATCAGGCAACGGCTTACCGCAATGGGCGAGTGCTACTCGCCGGCGACGCCGCCCACATCCATTCCCCGTTAGGCGGCCAGGGGCTCAATCTCGGGCTCGGCGACGCGATGAACCTTGGCTGGAAGCTTGCCGCTACCGTTCGTGGCGACGCACCGGACGGCCTGCTCGACAGTTATGCGAGCGAGCGGCACGCGGTGGGCGCGCAGGTACTCGACTGGTCGCGCGCGCAGGTTGCGCTCATGCGGCCCAGCCGGAGTTCGCGCGCACTCGAAGCGATCGTCCGCGACCTCATCGACACACGCGACGGCGCCACCTACTTCGCCGAGCGCGTGTGGGGCGTTTCGCTTCGCTACGACCTGGGCGGCAACCACGCGCTGGTGGGCCGCAGCGCTCCCGATTTCGAGTTGCTCGATGGAGCAAAGCTCGGCGAGTTGCTCGCAAATGGAAGAGGCCTGCTTCTCGACTTCGACGCTCGCCCAGCGCTTGAAGCGCTGGCAAGCCGCTGGCGCGACCGGATCACGTACGTTGGAAGTGACGTCAAGAATCGACTCGGCTTGAGCGCGGTGCTCGTGCGTCCCGACGGCTTCGTCGCCTGGGCGTGCGATGGGAATGTGTCTCCCGATCGTGACGAAGCTGCACAGATCGCATTGCGATTATTCGGCGAACCGCGCGAATAA
- a CDS encoding LysR family transcriptional regulator, producing MNDLRQLVVFAETVSHGSMSAAAIRLGMTPSAVSQTIKALERQAGVTLLHRSTRKLTLTEDGKQCYAHCLQLMASWKAASDSLSEARDAPTGELRIAAPLGLGPYIAPALASVLSTWPQLRLRLLASDDMVDLIDARVDLAIRIGNMADSDWTAQKLCELETILCASPAYLARNGTPKNPQELSDHQWITLEMQVEAARSVSSSDGAAPVIPMTLVGERRTKQTVQVSVRVISTTQPAVQQMCEEGLGIACLSYIEVLSSLKHHNLVHILPKWALPTRPVTLVTPRKDGQPAKVRAAVEALRSYFRDLPTVRPSSG from the coding sequence ATGAACGATCTACGCCAACTGGTGGTCTTCGCGGAGACGGTCTCGCACGGTTCGATGAGTGCGGCCGCGATACGGCTGGGGATGACGCCTTCGGCGGTCAGCCAGACCATCAAGGCACTGGAACGGCAGGCAGGCGTCACGCTGCTGCATCGTTCCACACGCAAGCTGACGCTCACCGAAGACGGCAAGCAGTGTTATGCGCACTGCCTGCAACTGATGGCGTCGTGGAAAGCGGCAAGCGATTCACTGAGCGAGGCTCGCGACGCCCCAACCGGCGAGTTGCGCATCGCCGCGCCCTTGGGCCTTGGGCCGTACATCGCGCCGGCGCTGGCGTCGGTCCTTTCCACCTGGCCGCAACTCCGCCTGCGCCTGTTGGCGAGTGACGATATGGTCGATCTGATCGATGCGCGCGTCGACCTCGCGATCCGGATCGGCAACATGGCCGACTCCGACTGGACTGCCCAGAAGCTCTGTGAACTCGAAACGATCTTGTGCGCATCTCCTGCTTATCTGGCGCGCAACGGCACGCCCAAGAATCCGCAGGAGTTGAGCGACCATCAATGGATAACCCTCGAGATGCAGGTTGAGGCTGCCCGCTCCGTCAGTTCTTCCGATGGTGCGGCGCCAGTCATACCCATGACGCTCGTCGGTGAGAGGCGGACGAAACAGACGGTGCAGGTTAGCGTGCGCGTGATCAGTACGACTCAACCCGCGGTTCAACAGATGTGCGAAGAGGGGCTGGGGATAGCATGTCTTTCGTATATCGAGGTGCTGAGTTCTCTCAAGCACCACAATCTGGTTCACATCTTGCCGAAGTGGGCACTGCCGACTCGCCCCGTAACACTGGTGACACCGCGCAAGGATGGCCAGCCGGCAAAGGTACGGGCCGCCGTCGAGGCGTTGCGGTCGTACTTCCGCGACCTCCCAACGGTGCGTCCATCCTCGGGTTGA
- a CDS encoding NAD(P)-dependent oxidoreductase, with protein MKVALIGSSGFVGKHVQKELLQRGHEVTVMVRKSAGIAPQQGLDVVTGDAYSSESVASAVRGHDAVVSAFNPGWNDTELFDNFLRGHDAIVRGVEASGVRRLVIVGGAGSLFVAPGVQLVDTEDFTAHVPPNIQLGARAARDALNTMRSNTTLDWTFVSPPAFLEEGERTGAYRLGAENLLMDGDKPAGISVADLAVAIVDELETPRYIKARFTAAREA; from the coding sequence ATGAAAGTTGCATTGATTGGCTCGTCGGGCTTTGTCGGCAAACACGTGCAGAAGGAGTTGCTGCAGCGTGGGCATGAGGTCACGGTGATGGTTCGAAAGAGCGCGGGGATTGCGCCGCAGCAGGGCCTCGATGTCGTGACCGGCGACGCTTACTCGTCGGAGTCGGTTGCCAGCGCCGTGCGCGGCCACGATGCTGTCGTGTCGGCGTTCAACCCCGGCTGGAACGATACGGAACTGTTCGATAACTTCCTGCGTGGGCACGACGCGATTGTTCGTGGCGTGGAAGCGAGTGGGGTACGGCGTCTTGTGATTGTCGGCGGCGCGGGTAGTCTTTTTGTCGCGCCTGGTGTCCAGCTCGTCGACACGGAGGACTTTACCGCACATGTCCCGCCGAACATCCAGCTTGGCGCGAGAGCGGCACGCGACGCGCTAAATACGATGCGCAGTAACACCACGCTCGACTGGACGTTCGTGAGCCCGCCGGCATTCCTTGAAGAAGGCGAGCGCACGGGTGCCTATCGTCTTGGCGCAGAGAACCTGCTAATGGACGGCGACAAGCCGGCCGGTATTTCGGTAGCCGACCTCGCCGTGGCGATCGTCGATGAGCTTGAGACGCCTCGCTATATCAAGGCGCGATTTACGGCTGCGCGCGAGGCGTGA
- a CDS encoding MarR family winged helix-turn-helix transcriptional regulator: MKTANQAPATARPLSDYLCFAVYSANLAFGKAYKPILDELGITYTQYITIIALWEEEHQTVSGLGEKLFLESNTLTPILKKLEASGYVERQRDPEDERQVRVSLTKSGRKLREKALTMDLAKATGLTPDEFAKVQQAIVTLRDNLVRSVQEG, translated from the coding sequence ATGAAAACTGCAAACCAGGCACCGGCTACCGCCAGACCGCTTTCAGATTACCTGTGCTTCGCCGTCTATTCCGCGAACCTCGCATTCGGCAAGGCCTACAAACCGATCCTCGATGAACTCGGGATTACGTATACCCAATACATCACGATCATTGCGCTGTGGGAGGAAGAGCACCAGACCGTCAGCGGTCTAGGCGAAAAGCTGTTCCTCGAATCCAACACGCTCACGCCGATCCTGAAGAAGCTCGAGGCGTCGGGTTATGTCGAAAGGCAGCGCGACCCCGAAGACGAGCGTCAGGTGCGCGTCAGCCTCACGAAAAGCGGTCGAAAGTTGCGTGAGAAAGCCCTGACCATGGATCTCGCCAAGGCGACGGGCCTGACACCTGACGAGTTTGCGAAAGTGCAGCAAGCGATCGTGACACTGCGCGACAACCTCGTCAGGTCCGTGCAGGAAGGTTGA
- a CDS encoding cysteine dioxygenase family protein has product MTIGKLRHFVGEIAAIVDTARAEAELIERGSAALRQLVAVDDWLPDAYAQPSPDRYQQFLLYADARQRFSVVSFVWGPGQRTPVHDHTVWGLIGVLRGAERATSYRRDAHGVLHTTGDDVLLERGTVDAVSPDLGDIHRVSNAYDDRVSISIHVYGANIGAVHRSVYPPDGAPPKPFVSGYSNDTLPNLWNLSKEALAT; this is encoded by the coding sequence ATGACGATCGGCAAACTGCGGCACTTCGTCGGTGAAATCGCGGCGATCGTCGACACAGCACGCGCCGAAGCCGAGCTGATCGAACGAGGTTCGGCCGCGCTGCGCCAGCTCGTCGCCGTCGACGACTGGCTGCCCGATGCGTACGCACAACCATCGCCGGATCGCTATCAACAGTTCCTGCTATACGCCGATGCGCGGCAGCGCTTTTCGGTGGTCAGCTTTGTCTGGGGGCCGGGCCAGCGCACACCGGTTCACGATCATACGGTGTGGGGCTTGATCGGCGTGTTGCGCGGCGCCGAGCGCGCAACGTCGTATCGACGCGATGCGCATGGTGTATTGCACACCACCGGCGACGACGTCCTGCTCGAACGCGGTACCGTCGACGCAGTCTCGCCCGATCTCGGCGACATCCACCGCGTCAGCAACGCCTACGACGACCGCGTGTCGATCAGCATTCACGTGTACGGCGCAAATATCGGCGCGGTACATCGCTCGGTGTATCCGCCCGACGGGGCGCCGCCGAAGCCCTTCGTCTCCGGCTATTCGAACGACACCCTGCCCAATCTCTGGAATCTCAGCAAGGAAGCCCTCGCCACATGA
- a CDS encoding rhodanese-related sulfurtransferase, whose translation MSSFPLRTVHDVREALLARREIALLDVREEDPHAQSHPLFAANLSLSKLELEAWTRLPRRTVPIVLLDAGEGYAERAAQRLSELGYTDVALLDGGLDGWVRAGGETFRDVNVPSKAFGEFVEAQRHTPSLSAQAVDALLKSGEDVVVLDARRYDEYQTMNIPGSISVPGAELVLRARALAPNPATRVIVNCAGRTRSIIGTQSLVNAGLPNPVAALRNGTIGWTLAGQTLEHGSARQFEPQAGHATDDLAQSRRASRALADRAGVSRTTLAEAAAWSADASRTTYRFDVRTPTEYETAHAPGFQGAPGGQLVQETEMFAPVRGARVVLFDDDGVRANMTASWLAQMNIDVYVVDEASHEALTEHGPWRGPKPQPVATQTVAPEVLATWLADPSSGTVVLDFTSSANHVKAHIPGAWWTLRSRLAGDAADLRALPDAKRYVVTCATSALAPFAAPEIAALTGKPVHLLAGGTAAWIQAGLPLEAGDARLASPRIDRYRRPYEGTDSAHEAMNAYLEWEYGLVAQLERDGTHGFFVI comes from the coding sequence ATGAGTTCATTTCCGCTGCGCACCGTTCATGACGTGCGCGAAGCCCTGCTCGCCCGACGCGAGATCGCCCTGCTCGACGTGCGCGAAGAAGATCCGCATGCGCAGAGTCATCCGTTGTTCGCTGCCAACCTGTCGCTGTCGAAGCTCGAACTCGAAGCGTGGACGCGTCTGCCGCGCCGCACGGTGCCGATCGTCCTGCTCGATGCGGGCGAAGGCTATGCCGAACGTGCTGCACAGCGTCTGAGCGAACTCGGCTATACCGACGTTGCGCTACTGGACGGCGGCTTGGACGGCTGGGTTCGCGCGGGCGGAGAAACGTTTCGCGACGTCAACGTGCCGAGCAAGGCGTTCGGCGAATTCGTCGAAGCGCAGCGGCATACGCCGTCGCTATCCGCGCAAGCCGTCGACGCGTTGCTGAAAAGCGGCGAAGACGTCGTCGTGCTCGATGCACGCCGCTACGACGAATATCAAACGATGAACATCCCCGGCAGCATCAGCGTGCCGGGTGCCGAACTCGTGCTGCGTGCCCGCGCGCTGGCGCCGAACCCGGCAACGCGTGTGATCGTCAATTGCGCGGGGCGCACGCGCAGCATCATCGGTACGCAGTCGCTCGTGAATGCCGGGTTGCCGAATCCCGTGGCGGCACTGCGTAACGGCACGATCGGCTGGACGCTCGCGGGCCAGACGCTCGAACACGGCAGCGCGCGCCAGTTCGAACCACAGGCCGGCCATGCCACCGACGATCTCGCGCAGTCCCGGCGCGCCTCACGCGCACTCGCCGATCGCGCAGGCGTAAGCCGGACGACACTCGCCGAAGCGGCGGCATGGAGCGCAGACGCGTCGCGCACCACGTATCGCTTCGACGTCCGCACGCCCACCGAATATGAAACCGCACACGCGCCCGGTTTTCAGGGCGCGCCGGGCGGCCAGCTCGTGCAGGAAACGGAGATGTTCGCGCCGGTGCGGGGCGCACGCGTCGTGCTGTTCGACGACGATGGCGTGCGCGCCAACATGACGGCGTCGTGGCTCGCGCAGATGAACATCGATGTGTACGTCGTCGACGAGGCGAGCCACGAGGCGTTGACCGAACATGGCCCCTGGCGAGGCCCAAAGCCACAACCGGTCGCGACGCAGACCGTCGCACCTGAGGTGCTGGCGACGTGGCTCGCCGATCCATCGAGCGGTACCGTCGTGCTCGACTTCACCTCCAGCGCGAACCATGTGAAAGCGCATATTCCAGGCGCATGGTGGACGCTACGTTCACGACTCGCCGGCGACGCTGCGGACCTGCGCGCGCTGCCCGATGCGAAACGCTATGTGGTGACCTGTGCGACCAGCGCACTCGCGCCGTTCGCGGCGCCGGAAATCGCCGCACTCACGGGCAAGCCGGTGCATCTGCTGGCAGGCGGTACGGCAGCGTGGATTCAGGCCGGCCTGCCGCTCGAGGCAGGGGACGCGCGGCTTGCGTCGCCGCGCATCGATCGCTATCGGCGGCCGTATGAAGGCACCGACAGCGCACACGAAGCGATGAATGCGTATCTGGAGTGGGAGTACGGTCTCGTCGCGCAACTCGAACGCGACGGCACGCATGGGTTCTTCGTGATCTGA
- a CDS encoding LLM class flavin-dependent oxidoreductase, with protein MSVEFIGMIQPQKVSETHLAQGPALDIDYLRQFAQAHEAAGFDRILVPYHSTSPDAMLTVAYAASVTTRVHFMLAHRPGFVAPTLAARQLATLDQLSGGRLAVHFISGGSDTEQRRDGDFLAHDERYARTDEYLQILRRVWTETAPFDHEGRFYRFEKAFSEIKPKQSPYVPIYFGGASAPALEVAGKHADVYALWGESKQQVLEQVTRVRAEAAKHGRSVRFSVSFRPVLAATEAAAWERAEHILAETRRLRETQGLGTGAPLESEGARRLLAASGSGVRADERLWTAVAKEIGGRSNSTALVGTPSQVAQTLAEYHELGVTTFLIRGFDPLEDAVDYGRELIPATRELTSRVRHAA; from the coding sequence GTGAGCGTCGAATTCATCGGCATGATCCAGCCGCAGAAAGTCTCGGAAACCCATCTGGCGCAAGGCCCCGCCCTCGACATCGATTATCTGCGCCAGTTCGCCCAGGCCCACGAAGCGGCCGGATTCGACCGCATTCTCGTGCCCTACCATTCGACTAGCCCGGACGCGATGCTCACGGTCGCGTATGCGGCGAGCGTGACCACACGGGTGCATTTCATGCTCGCGCACCGGCCCGGCTTCGTTGCGCCGACGCTGGCCGCGCGGCAACTCGCGACGCTCGATCAACTATCTGGCGGCCGGCTCGCGGTGCACTTCATCTCCGGCGGCAGCGACACCGAGCAACGGCGCGACGGCGACTTCCTCGCGCACGACGAGCGCTACGCGCGCACCGACGAGTATCTGCAGATCCTGCGCCGCGTCTGGACCGAAACAGCACCGTTCGATCACGAAGGCCGCTTTTATCGCTTCGAGAAAGCGTTCTCCGAAATCAAGCCGAAGCAGTCGCCCTACGTGCCGATCTATTTCGGCGGTGCGTCCGCACCCGCGCTCGAAGTGGCCGGGAAGCACGCGGATGTGTACGCACTGTGGGGCGAATCGAAACAGCAGGTGCTGGAGCAGGTCACGCGCGTACGTGCCGAAGCCGCGAAGCATGGCCGCAGCGTGCGTTTCTCGGTGTCGTTCCGGCCGGTTCTCGCTGCAACGGAAGCCGCCGCCTGGGAACGCGCCGAACACATCCTCGCCGAAACGCGGCGCCTGCGCGAAACCCAGGGGCTCGGCACGGGCGCACCGCTCGAAAGCGAAGGCGCGCGCCGGTTGCTAGCCGCATCGGGCTCGGGTGTGCGTGCGGATGAGCGGCTGTGGACCGCGGTCGCGAAAGAAATCGGCGGACGCTCGAATTCGACGGCACTGGTCGGTACACCGTCCCAGGTCGCGCAAACGCTCGCCGAGTATCACGAACTCGGCGTGACAACGTTTCTGATCCGCGGTTTCGATCCGCTCGAAGACGCTGTCGACTATGGCCGCGAACTGATTCCCGCGACTCGCGAACTCACGTCGCGCGTGCGCCACGCTGCCTGA
- a CDS encoding class II aldolase/adducin family protein, with amino-acid sequence MQTEAELRVDLAACFRLIHLYGWDDIVFTHISVRVPGSGHQFLINRFDLTFEEITASNLVKVDFSGDEAVVRELRVNPAGLVIHSAIQENRPDAECVVHCHTQAGIAVSSQRDGLLPVSQQAMLVLGSLGYHDYEGLVLHDDEKPRLVKSLGQNEYLMLRHHGLLTVGRTVADAFKRMYTLQRACETQIMAQSGGAALAVVAPAARERLREDVRRVTKGNDGALIWPALLRRLDRLDPGYKD; translated from the coding sequence ATGCAAACCGAAGCCGAATTGCGCGTTGATCTAGCCGCCTGTTTCCGCCTGATTCATCTGTACGGATGGGACGACATTGTCTTCACGCATATCTCGGTGCGCGTGCCGGGGTCGGGGCATCAATTCCTCATCAACCGGTTCGATCTCACCTTCGAGGAAATCACGGCATCGAATCTGGTGAAGGTCGATTTTTCCGGCGACGAGGCGGTTGTTCGGGAGCTGCGTGTCAATCCTGCCGGACTGGTCATCCATAGTGCGATTCAGGAGAATCGACCCGACGCCGAGTGCGTGGTGCATTGCCATACTCAGGCGGGCATCGCGGTATCGTCGCAGCGCGATGGGCTTCTGCCGGTTTCTCAACAGGCCATGCTCGTGCTCGGCTCGCTCGGTTACCACGATTACGAAGGGCTGGTTCTTCACGACGACGAGAAGCCGCGCCTCGTGAAGAGTCTCGGCCAGAATGAATATTTGATGCTGCGTCACCATGGTCTGCTCACTGTAGGTCGTACAGTGGCCGACGCGTTCAAGCGCATGTACACGCTACAGCGTGCGTGCGAGACGCAGATCATGGCGCAATCGGGCGGAGCCGCTCTTGCCGTCGTGGCTCCCGCGGCGCGCGAGCGTTTGCGGGAAGATGTGCGTCGGGTGACTAAAGGTAACGACGGTGCGCTTATCTGGCCCGCGTTGCTGCGCCGGCTGGACCGACTGGATCCGGGCTATAAGGATTGA